One window from the genome of Hippocampus zosterae strain Florida chromosome 7, ASM2543408v3, whole genome shotgun sequence encodes:
- the sgo1 gene encoding shugoshin 1 isoform X1 encodes MPGSLLVALKQNNTELALALQAEKEKVRQANAIILQLRQSLVFHITLLRRKVREQQSLTTSSPLAEASELPVEANVESPRREKISEGKPCEVSPICAESPKMDVQPDYIRMALPPTVMVRKRRGDRRRSDRVRFIGEVNLGALGAERPKQHEDPHEVLKGRVDDPICVPDSEPPVNTRKDGRYQLRPKADASTAKPPERGRKPERAPLKKPWENPKRRARSKSRERRAPPLQQLNTSLGFNDTFDFDCEEAVHLTPFRAKPNHPEDPVTEPAGDPTPDSPAPDPSSPSSPSSESEDSLYVPKKKPRRECASPETTKVIATRRGRAANTNAGRPKSVTDQEWRQEDAQPNQEVDGVHQTSFSNSPHSACQQEGVSQDMVGTAFPSVGTLAEVDMTIDDVFSRFGHSLCESQPPPPPPPSALASHALQQQRQRKKCGLGGSGRVPGSVGLTLSDMTNLSPIARRHASQTLCSSTPATPRMRRRTLVVDYKEPSLSAKLRRGDKFTDLRFLPPGSPIFKTKLTGRASRASTSTRDKLGKYNESFVGCR; translated from the exons ATGCCGGGCAGCCTGCTCGTGGCCTTGAAGCAGAACAACACGGAGCTGGCGTTAGCGCTGCAGGCAGAGAAGGAGAAGGTGCGGCAGGCCAATGCTATCATCCTGCAGTTGAGGCAGTCCCTCGTCTTCCACATTACGCTGCTCAGGAGGAAGGTCCGGGAGCAGCAGTCCCTCACCACTTCCTCCCCTCTG GCTGAAGCATCCGAGCTGCCCGTGGAAGCGAATGTGGAGTCACCAAG GAGAGAAAAGATCAGCGAGGGTAAACCGTGTGAGGTCTCCCCGATTTGTGCAG AGTCTCCTAAAATGGACGTCCAGCCTGACTATATCCGAATGGCTCTGCCTCCTACGGTGATGGTGAGGAAAAGACGCGGCGACAGGAGGCGGTCCGATCGCGTGCGCTTCATCGGCGAGGTGAACttgggggcgctcggggcagaaCGCCCCAAACAGCACGAAGACCCCCATGAGGTTTTGAAGGGACGGGTGGACGATCCCATCTGCGTGCCGGACTCCGAGCCACCCGTCAATACTCGCAAAGATGGCCGCTATCAGTTGCGTCCCAAAGCGGATGCGTCCACGGCCAAGCCCCCCGAACGAGGACGCAAGCCTGAGCGAGCGCCCCTAAAAAAACCCTGGGAGAACCCCAAGCGCAGGGCGCGATCCAAAAGCCGGGAGCGCCGCGCGCCACCCCTCCAGCAACTCAACACCTCACTGGGCTTCAACGACACCTTTGACTTTGACTGCGAGGAGGCCGTCCACCTCACGCCCTTCAGGGCCAAGCCCAACCACCCCGAAGACCCCGTTACGGAACCCGCCGGAGACCCCACCCCAGACTCTCCGGCTCCGGACCCGAGCTCGCCGTCATCGCCATCCTCCGAGTCGGAAGACAGCCTGTATGTGCCGAAGAAGAAGCCCCGAAGAGAGTGTGCGTCCCCCGAGACCACCAAGGTCATCGCCACCCGCAGGGGACGAGCCGCCAACACAAACGCCGGCCGGCCAAAATCTG TGACAGACCAGGAGTGGCGGCAGGAGGATGCGCAACCCAATCAGGAAGTCGACGGGGTCCACCAAACAAGTTTCTCAAACAGTCCTCACTCCGCGTGTCAACAAG AAGGGGTGAGCCAGGACATGGTGGGCACCGCTTTCCCCTCAGTCGGCACCCTGGCGGAAGTTGACATGACCATTGATGATGTCTTCTCCCGATTCGGGCACTCCCTCTGTGAAAGtcagcctccgccgccgcctcctccttccGCACTTGCCAGCCACGCGCTCCAACAGCAACGCCAGCGCAAGAAAT GTGGGCTCGGTGGCTCCGGGCGGGTGCCGGGAAGCGTCGGCTTGACCCTGAGTGACATGACCAATCTGTCGCCCATAGCCCGCCGCCACGCCTCCCAAACACTGTGCTCGTCCACGCCGGCGACCCCACGGATGCGACGACGCACCCTAGTGGTGGACTACAAGGAGCCCTCCTTGAGCGC GAAACTCCGGCGCGGGGACAAATTCACCGACTTGCGATTCCTCCCGCCGGGCTCGCCCATTTTCAAGACCAAGTTGACAGGCAGGGCTTCTCGAGCGTCCACCAGCACACGCGACAAACTAGGCAAATATAACGAGTCGTTTGTTGGATGTCGTTGA
- the ubqln4 gene encoding ubiquilin-4 isoform X2 gives MADQGAADPANNNNQTDAGEGTIIKVTVKTPKDKEEIAIAEDSSVTQFKEEISRRFKAKQDQLVLIFAGKILKDGDSLSQHGIKDGLTVHLVIKMAQKASDGGSTSTSSSTSTPAESAGAPNAGTTPSSSAGSTADSTPVSTQTPGLLSGFGDLSSLAGLGMGSANFMELQQQMQRQLMSNPEMLSQLMENPLVQNMMSNPDLMRQMMVSNPQMQQLMERNPEISHMLNSPELMRQTMELARNPALMQEMMRNQDRALSNLESIPGGYNALRRMYTDIQEPMLSAAREQFGNNPFSALGGGSESGVQPSRTENREPLPNPWGPPNASNPPESGGGGPAGGASTSTPASGTNPTVSNPLGVNPGSLGNGMFNSPGMQSLLQQISENPQLMQNMLSAPYMRSMMQSLSQNPELASQVMMNNPLFAGNPQLQEQFRSQLPVFLQQMQNPEALSVMTNPRAMQALMQIQQGLQTLQTEAPGLMPSLMSGGIPGSIPGSIPGIPAGSSAPSENPASSPSSAGTPPNVAQQQLMQQMLQMFAGGGAANQTPEVRFQSQLDQLNAMGFINREANLQALIATGGDINAAIERLLGSQPS, from the exons ATGGCTGACCAGGGCGCCGCAGATCCTGCTAATAACAACAATCAAACTGACGCCGGGGAGGGCACCATCATTAAGGTCACCGTGAAGACCCCCAAGGATAAGGAGGAAATCGCCATCGCTGAAGATTCGTCTGTCACGCAG TTCAAGGAGGAGATCTCCAGGCGTTTCAAAGCCAAGCAAGACCAGCTGGTGCTGATTTTCGCAGGCAAGATCCTGAAGGACGGCGACAGCCTCAGCCAGCACGGCATCAAGGATGGGCTGACGGTGCACCTGGTTATCAAGATGGCACAGAA GGCCTCagatggaggcagcacttcgaCTTCAAGCTCCACGTCCACCCCGGCAGAAAGCGCCGGTGCCCCCAATGCAGGCACCACGCCTTCCTCCAGCGCTGGGTCCACCGCCGACTCCACCCCGGTGTCCACACAGACGCCCGGCCTACTGA GCGGTTTCGGCGACCTGTCCAGTCTGGCGGGCCTGGGCATGGGCTCGGCCAATTTCATGGAGCTGCAGCAGCAGATGCAGCGGCAGCTCATGTCCAACCCGGAGATGCTCTCGCAGCTCATGGAGAACCCGCTGGTGCAGAACATGATGTCCAACCCGGACCTGATGCGGCAGATGATGGTGTCCAACCCGCAGATGCAGCAGCTGATGGAGCGTAACCCGGAGATCTCGCACATGCTCAACAGCCCCGAGCTCATGAGACAG ACCATGGAGCTAGCTCGCAACCCAGCCCTGATGCAGGAGATGATGCGCAACCAGGACCGGGCGCTCAGCAACCTGGAAAGCATCCCGGGCGGCTACAACGCCCTGCGCAGGATGTACACCGACATCCAGGAGCCCATGCTCAGCGCCGCCAGAGAGCAG TTTGGCAACAACCCCTTCTCGGCCCTCGGCGGCGGCTCAGAGTCCGGCGTCCAGCCATCGCGGACGGAGAACCGCGAGCCCCTTCCAAATCCCTGGGGTCCACCCAATGCCTCGAACCCCCCGGAGAGCGGTGGCGGCGGCCCGGCGGGAGGCGCCAGCACCAGCACCCCCGCCTCTGGCACCAACCCCACCGTGTCCAACCCACTGGGCGTCAACCCGGGCAGTCTGGGAAACG gAATGTTCAACAGTCCGGGCATGCAGAGCCTCCTGCAGCAGATCTCGGAAAACCCCCAGCTCATGCAGAACATGCTGTCGGCCCCCTACATGCGCAGCATGATGCAGTCGCTGTCCCAGAATCCAGAGTTGGCCTCCCAG GTGATGATGAATAATCCCTTGTTTGCCGGCAACCCACAGCTGCAGGAACAGTTCCGGTCTCAGCTTCCCGTCTTTCTGCAGCAG atgcAGAACCCAGAGGCGTTATCTGTGATGACGAACCCGCGCGCCATGCAAGCGCTCATGCAGATCCAACAGGGCCTTCAGACACTGCAAACGGAAGCACCCGGACTCATGCCCAG tttgATGTCAGGCGGCATCCCCGGCAGCATCCCCGGCAGCATTCCTGGCATCCCTGCGGGCAGCAGCGCACCCTCTGAGAACCCGGCGTCCTCGCCCAGCAGCGCCGGGACACCGCCAAACGTCGCCCAGCAGCAGCTGATGCAACAGATGCTTCAAATGTTCGCAGGAGGAGGCGCGGCG AACCAGACCCCCGAGGTCCGCTTCCAGTCGCAGCTGGACCAACTGAACGCCATGGGCTTCATCAACCGCGAGGCCAATCTACAGGCCCTCATCGCCACTGGAGGGGACATCAACGCCGCTATCGAGAGACTGTTGGGCTCGCAACCCTCGTAA
- the sgo1 gene encoding shugoshin 1 isoform X2 gives MVGKRVQKKPPLEEIKEKMKVMRNKQLNRAAAHSRGTRARLAHQSSIMPGSLLVALKQNNTELALALQAEKEKVRQANAIILQLRQSLVFHITLLRRKVREQQSLTTSSPLAEASELPVEANVESPRREKISEGKPCEVSPICAESPKMDVQPDYIRMALPPTVMVRKRRGDRRRSDRVRFIGEVNLGALGAERPKQHEDPHEVLKGRVDDPICVPDSEPPVNTRKDGRYQLRPKADASTAKPPERGRKPERAPLKKPWENPKRRARSKSRERRAPPLQQLNTSLGFNDTFDFDCEEAVHLTPFRAKPNHPEDPVTEPAGDPTPDSPAPDPSSPSSPSSESEDSLYVPKKKPRRECASPETTKVIATRRGRAANTNAGRPKSVTDQEWRQEDAQPNQEVDGVHQTSFSNSPHSACQQEGVSQDMVGTAFPSVGTLAEVDMTIDDVFSRFGHSLCESQPPPPPPPSALASHALQQQRQRKKCGLGGSGRVPGSVGLTLSDMTNLSPIARRHASQTLCSSTPATPRMRRRTLVVDYKEPSLSAKLRRGDKFTDLRFLPPGSPIFKTKLTGRASRASTSTRDKLGKYNESFVGCR, from the exons ATGGTGGGGAAACGGGTCCAGAAAAAGCCACCCCTGGAGGAGATTAAGGAAAAAATGAAGGTGATGCGCAACAAGCAGCTCAACCGGGCGGCGGCACACAGCAGGGGGACAAGAGCCAGACTCGCCCACCAAA GCAGCATCATGCCGGGCAGCCTGCTCGTGGCCTTGAAGCAGAACAACACGGAGCTGGCGTTAGCGCTGCAGGCAGAGAAGGAGAAGGTGCGGCAGGCCAATGCTATCATCCTGCAGTTGAGGCAGTCCCTCGTCTTCCACATTACGCTGCTCAGGAGGAAGGTCCGGGAGCAGCAGTCCCTCACCACTTCCTCCCCTCTG GCTGAAGCATCCGAGCTGCCCGTGGAAGCGAATGTGGAGTCACCAAG GAGAGAAAAGATCAGCGAGGGTAAACCGTGTGAGGTCTCCCCGATTTGTGCAG AGTCTCCTAAAATGGACGTCCAGCCTGACTATATCCGAATGGCTCTGCCTCCTACGGTGATGGTGAGGAAAAGACGCGGCGACAGGAGGCGGTCCGATCGCGTGCGCTTCATCGGCGAGGTGAACttgggggcgctcggggcagaaCGCCCCAAACAGCACGAAGACCCCCATGAGGTTTTGAAGGGACGGGTGGACGATCCCATCTGCGTGCCGGACTCCGAGCCACCCGTCAATACTCGCAAAGATGGCCGCTATCAGTTGCGTCCCAAAGCGGATGCGTCCACGGCCAAGCCCCCCGAACGAGGACGCAAGCCTGAGCGAGCGCCCCTAAAAAAACCCTGGGAGAACCCCAAGCGCAGGGCGCGATCCAAAAGCCGGGAGCGCCGCGCGCCACCCCTCCAGCAACTCAACACCTCACTGGGCTTCAACGACACCTTTGACTTTGACTGCGAGGAGGCCGTCCACCTCACGCCCTTCAGGGCCAAGCCCAACCACCCCGAAGACCCCGTTACGGAACCCGCCGGAGACCCCACCCCAGACTCTCCGGCTCCGGACCCGAGCTCGCCGTCATCGCCATCCTCCGAGTCGGAAGACAGCCTGTATGTGCCGAAGAAGAAGCCCCGAAGAGAGTGTGCGTCCCCCGAGACCACCAAGGTCATCGCCACCCGCAGGGGACGAGCCGCCAACACAAACGCCGGCCGGCCAAAATCTG TGACAGACCAGGAGTGGCGGCAGGAGGATGCGCAACCCAATCAGGAAGTCGACGGGGTCCACCAAACAAGTTTCTCAAACAGTCCTCACTCCGCGTGTCAACAAG AAGGGGTGAGCCAGGACATGGTGGGCACCGCTTTCCCCTCAGTCGGCACCCTGGCGGAAGTTGACATGACCATTGATGATGTCTTCTCCCGATTCGGGCACTCCCTCTGTGAAAGtcagcctccgccgccgcctcctccttccGCACTTGCCAGCCACGCGCTCCAACAGCAACGCCAGCGCAAGAAAT GTGGGCTCGGTGGCTCCGGGCGGGTGCCGGGAAGCGTCGGCTTGACCCTGAGTGACATGACCAATCTGTCGCCCATAGCCCGCCGCCACGCCTCCCAAACACTGTGCTCGTCCACGCCGGCGACCCCACGGATGCGACGACGCACCCTAGTGGTGGACTACAAGGAGCCCTCCTTGAGCGC GAAACTCCGGCGCGGGGACAAATTCACCGACTTGCGATTCCTCCCGCCGGGCTCGCCCATTTTCAAGACCAAGTTGACAGGCAGGGCTTCTCGAGCGTCCACCAGCACACGCGACAAACTAGGCAAATATAACGAGTCGTTTGTTGGATGTCGTTGA
- the ubqln4 gene encoding ubiquilin-4 isoform X1 — protein MADQGAADPANNNNQTDAGEGTIIKVTVKTPKDKEEIAIAEDSSVTQFKEEISRRFKAKQDQLVLIFAGKILKDGDSLSQHGIKDGLTVHLVIKMAQKASDGGSTSTSSSTSTPAESAGAPNAGTTPSSSAGSTADSTPVSTQTPGLLSGFGDLSSLAGLGMGSANFMELQQQMQRQLMSNPEMLSQLMENPLVQNMMSNPDLMRQMMVSNPQMQQLMERNPEISHMLNSPELMRQTMELARNPALMQEMMRNQDRALSNLESIPGGYNALRRMYTDIQEPMLSAAREQQFGNNPFSALGGGSESGVQPSRTENREPLPNPWGPPNASNPPESGGGGPAGGASTSTPASGTNPTVSNPLGVNPGSLGNGMFNSPGMQSLLQQISENPQLMQNMLSAPYMRSMMQSLSQNPELASQVMMNNPLFAGNPQLQEQFRSQLPVFLQQMQNPEALSVMTNPRAMQALMQIQQGLQTLQTEAPGLMPSLMSGGIPGSIPGSIPGIPAGSSAPSENPASSPSSAGTPPNVAQQQLMQQMLQMFAGGGAANQTPEVRFQSQLDQLNAMGFINREANLQALIATGGDINAAIERLLGSQPS, from the exons ATGGCTGACCAGGGCGCCGCAGATCCTGCTAATAACAACAATCAAACTGACGCCGGGGAGGGCACCATCATTAAGGTCACCGTGAAGACCCCCAAGGATAAGGAGGAAATCGCCATCGCTGAAGATTCGTCTGTCACGCAG TTCAAGGAGGAGATCTCCAGGCGTTTCAAAGCCAAGCAAGACCAGCTGGTGCTGATTTTCGCAGGCAAGATCCTGAAGGACGGCGACAGCCTCAGCCAGCACGGCATCAAGGATGGGCTGACGGTGCACCTGGTTATCAAGATGGCACAGAA GGCCTCagatggaggcagcacttcgaCTTCAAGCTCCACGTCCACCCCGGCAGAAAGCGCCGGTGCCCCCAATGCAGGCACCACGCCTTCCTCCAGCGCTGGGTCCACCGCCGACTCCACCCCGGTGTCCACACAGACGCCCGGCCTACTGA GCGGTTTCGGCGACCTGTCCAGTCTGGCGGGCCTGGGCATGGGCTCGGCCAATTTCATGGAGCTGCAGCAGCAGATGCAGCGGCAGCTCATGTCCAACCCGGAGATGCTCTCGCAGCTCATGGAGAACCCGCTGGTGCAGAACATGATGTCCAACCCGGACCTGATGCGGCAGATGATGGTGTCCAACCCGCAGATGCAGCAGCTGATGGAGCGTAACCCGGAGATCTCGCACATGCTCAACAGCCCCGAGCTCATGAGACAG ACCATGGAGCTAGCTCGCAACCCAGCCCTGATGCAGGAGATGATGCGCAACCAGGACCGGGCGCTCAGCAACCTGGAAAGCATCCCGGGCGGCTACAACGCCCTGCGCAGGATGTACACCGACATCCAGGAGCCCATGCTCAGCGCCGCCAGAGAGCAG CAGTTTGGCAACAACCCCTTCTCGGCCCTCGGCGGCGGCTCAGAGTCCGGCGTCCAGCCATCGCGGACGGAGAACCGCGAGCCCCTTCCAAATCCCTGGGGTCCACCCAATGCCTCGAACCCCCCGGAGAGCGGTGGCGGCGGCCCGGCGGGAGGCGCCAGCACCAGCACCCCCGCCTCTGGCACCAACCCCACCGTGTCCAACCCACTGGGCGTCAACCCGGGCAGTCTGGGAAACG gAATGTTCAACAGTCCGGGCATGCAGAGCCTCCTGCAGCAGATCTCGGAAAACCCCCAGCTCATGCAGAACATGCTGTCGGCCCCCTACATGCGCAGCATGATGCAGTCGCTGTCCCAGAATCCAGAGTTGGCCTCCCAG GTGATGATGAATAATCCCTTGTTTGCCGGCAACCCACAGCTGCAGGAACAGTTCCGGTCTCAGCTTCCCGTCTTTCTGCAGCAG atgcAGAACCCAGAGGCGTTATCTGTGATGACGAACCCGCGCGCCATGCAAGCGCTCATGCAGATCCAACAGGGCCTTCAGACACTGCAAACGGAAGCACCCGGACTCATGCCCAG tttgATGTCAGGCGGCATCCCCGGCAGCATCCCCGGCAGCATTCCTGGCATCCCTGCGGGCAGCAGCGCACCCTCTGAGAACCCGGCGTCCTCGCCCAGCAGCGCCGGGACACCGCCAAACGTCGCCCAGCAGCAGCTGATGCAACAGATGCTTCAAATGTTCGCAGGAGGAGGCGCGGCG AACCAGACCCCCGAGGTCCGCTTCCAGTCGCAGCTGGACCAACTGAACGCCATGGGCTTCATCAACCGCGAGGCCAATCTACAGGCCCTCATCGCCACTGGAGGGGACATCAACGCCGCTATCGAGAGACTGTTGGGCTCGCAACCCTCGTAA
- the LOC127603943 gene encoding ras-related protein Rab-25-like produces MQSDDTYNFVFKVVLIGESGVGKSNLLTRFTKNEFNHDSRTTIGVEFSTRTVQLDNCTIKMQVWDTAGLERYRAITSAYYRGAVGALLVYDISKHLTYESAERWLKELYDHADPHIVVMLVGNKRDLEDLRTVPAEEARAFAEKKGLLFMETSALDSSNVEAAFIDILTAIHRKVASREVTRGSISAVTLSGTVRPTSEAQEEQRRCCKNS; encoded by the exons ATGCAGTCGGACGACACCTATAATTTTGTCTTCAAAG TGGTTTTGATCGGCGAGTCCGGCGTGGGCAAGAGCAACCTGCTGACACGCTTCACCAAGAATGAGTTTAACCACGACAGCCGCACCACCATCGGCGTGGAGTTTAGCACGCGCACCGTCCAGCTGGATAACTGCACCATCAAGATGCAAGTGTGGGACACGGCCGGCCTGGAGCGCTACCGGGCCATTACCTCagc GTACTACCGCGGGGCGGTGGGGGCCCTCCTGGTCTACGACATCAGCAAGCACCTGACCTACGAGAGCGCCGAGCGTTGGCTCAAAGAACTCTATGACCACGCCGACCCGCATATCGTGGTCATGCTGGTGGGCAACAAGAGGGACCTGGAGGACCTGCGCACCGTGCCCGCCGAGGAGGCCAGGGCCTTCGCAG AGAAAAAGGGTCTGCTGTTCATGGAGACGTCGGCATTGGACTCCAGCAACGTGGAGGCGGCCTTCATCGACATCCTGACCG CGATCCATCGCAAGGTCGCCAGCCGAGAGGTCACCCGGGGCTCCATCAGCGCCGTGACACTGTCGGGAACGGTCCGACCCACCAGCGAGGCACAGGAGGAGCAACGGCGATGCTGCAAAAACTCGTAA